TCAGGTCGAAGAAATGGACTCTACTCATTGCCTGACCCAAAAAATGCTCTCTACAAAGGAAGAACTTTTAAGAACAGCAAGGGTATTATTAATCGATGGTACGCTATCTTTTCAAGAGATAGAATACCTCGTCTCAAAAATTGTACAATATAACATCTCGAGTTCGATCGCGGGTCGTTCTCTCTCCTGGTTTCAAAAAATGGGTTTTCTCAGTTGTCCCCAGTTGTTTTTAGTGTGTACCCATCAGGAAATTGAAGAGCTCGAGGGTACCCCGTTAGGAAACGAACCGGATGCTTTTTTCTCTCCCTGCCGCAAAATTGTCAATCAGGGTTTGGATACCCTGGTTGTGATTGTTGGGGAGCAGGGGTTAATCCTTGCAAACAAAAAAGAAATAGTATATTTTCCGGTCTTACCTCTCCAAACCCCGGAACATCCTTTAACTATTATGGCAGGGATTGCAGGAGGACTTGCTGCAGGATACGGAATGCGGCTGGCAGTCCGGCGAGCTATGGGCGTCCAGGGCTCGAAAAAACCGGCTGATTCTCGAAATCGCGCCGGGAAATTTATCAGTGCTTCTTTAGATGATTCTGAATGTATGGGAAGTCAAAATGATTGAGGCAGTCGGAGTAGAAGAGATTTTTCGGAAACCCGGAGCGGTTTTAATTGATGTCCGAACAAATACTGAGTATGCCATGGGTACAATCCCAGGCGCAATTAATCTCCCTTTATTCAACGAGGCAGAACGAGAAGAAATCGGACTTATCTACCGGACGGTAGGACCAGAAAAGGCGCAGATCAAGGGGCTAACCCTGGCCTCTCCCAAGCTGGTCTCTTTAGCCGAACTACTTCAACCGTATTATGAGCAGGAACTCATCCTTTTTTGCTGGCGGGGTGGATTAAGAAGCCAGGCAATGGCCTCTGTTCTGAATCTGGCCGGATTTAAAAGCTCTTACTTAAAGGGAGGTTACAAAGCCTACCGTCGTTTTATAATTTCATATTTAGAAGAATATAAATATAAACAGAAATTTATTGTATTGGAAGGCCTTACAGGGGTTGGCAAAACAGAAGTAATTCAAAACTTGAAGGATATGGGAGAGCCTGTCATCGATCTGGAATCTTTGGCAGGTCACCGGGGTTCGGTTTTTGGTCATATCGGTTTTAATACAACGCAATCGCAAAAAAACTTTGAAGCATTACTCGTGAACGAACTGGAAAAATATAAAGATTCCAGATATTTAATTGTTGAATGCGAAAGTCGGCGGATAGGTAATATCTACCTACCAACTCCTTTTTTTGAAATGATGCAAGAAGGAATGCGGATCCTCCTTTATAATTGTTTGGAACAGAGGATAAAAAGATTGGTAGCGACATACCTTGCTTCAGAACAAGAGAACGCGTACCTGCTCGAAAAAGCAGTTTCTCAGCTTCAAGCACGTTTAGGAAAAAGGAAAACTCTGCTTCTTAGCAACTTGTTCGAGCAACAGAATTACGAGGAAGCGGTTGGTCTTTTACTTCGGGAATATTATGATCCTCTTTACCATTTTCCAGACGGCCCTAGCACGAATTACCACCTCTCGGTATGGTGTGGGGATCCCGCCGGGGCTGCCCGTAAGATTAAAAATTATCTTCGAAGTAATTTAATCTTTGTTTGAGGAGGGTATTATGAAAATCGGTGATATTTTGCGAACAAACCGGGAAAAAAGAGGACTTTCCCTCCTTGATGTCGAAAATGAAACAAAAATTAGGTCTAAATATCTAGCCGCTTTAGAAGCAGAGAATTTCGAAGAAATTCCTGGTGAGGTCTATCTTTTAGGTTTTCTCCGTAATTATGCCCGCTATCTTGACTTAAATCCAGAAGAACTGATCAGCCAATATAAATCACTAACAAAAAAGAACGAGCAGGAGATTATTCCAACCAGTCAAAGTAGCACCACGTCAAAATTCAGGATTAGCGAGTTCTTGAAAGTCGGCTCTATTTTCAAAAATAAAGCCATTGTTGCAGGAATAGTCTTAATTTTGGTAGGAGGTTCGCTTACCTTTACGTTCCTTGGGTTGGCTCAGAATAAAAAAGATTCTACGCCTCCTCCGTCCCTTCCCTCATCCCGTGAACAACAATTGCCATCCTTGTATCCAATACAGAGTGAAGGGGTTGAGGTTAAGTTGGTGGGGAAAGAGTTGTGTTGGTTCAAGGTTAAAATTGACGGAGAGGAAGAGATTACCGGTTTCGTCAATCCCGAAGAAACCAAAAGGTTTCAGGCTCAAGAAGTGATTTGGTTAAGACTAGGTAATGCCGGGGGAGTAACGGTCTTCTTCAACGGAAAAGAAATCCCTCCCCTCGGTCAACGCGGTGATGTAATAGAAAAGGAGTTTAGTAAATCCAGTCAATCCAGTTAGAAAGGTAACAATAGATGACACTTGTCAACATGATCAGCCTCGGCTGTCCCAAGAATCTTGTGGATAGCGAAGCTATGCTCGGCGTGCTGGCTGCTCACGGATATACTGTAACCACATCACTTGAGGCTGCAGAATTAATAATTATTAATACGTGCAGCTTTATCCGCCCGGCAGTAAAAGAAGCGCTCAATACAATTTTCTATTGCCTGGAATTTAAGAAAAAAGGAGCCTGCCGTTATCTTGTCGTTACAGGATGTTTCCCTCAGCGTTACGGCCCCCAACTTGCGAAATTAATTCCCGAAGTCGATGTCTGGTTGGGGGTTGATGCTGCTCCCTTATTACTTGACTCTCTTCAAAAGACATTTGCAGGGGAAAAAGTAGTGAGATGTCCCTCCGCGGAAAACCGGGAAACAAGTGTCAACCACCCCCGGCTTTTAACAACACCCCCCTCTACAGCTTATCTAAAAATTGCGGAAGGGTGTTCCCATTTCTGTTCCTACTGTCTGATTCCCTATCTCAGGGGCCCTTTAAAAAGTAAACCCCTTGAAGTCATTTACCGGGAAGCCTGCAGTTTAGCTGAGAATGGTGTAAAAGAGATTGTCCTGGTAGCTCAAGATACCGGTTCATATGGAAGAGACCTGACCGGACAACCTTCCCTGCAACTTGTCTTGAAACAAGTGGCCAAAATACCACAACTTGAGTGGGTTAGAATTCTCTATCTCAGCCCGTCCTCGTTAACTCCTGAGCTTATTGAAATTATTCGTAACGAAACGAAAATTTGTCACTACCTCGATCTCCCCTTTCAACATGCAAATCAGAAAATTCTCCGAAAAATGGGAAGAAAGGGGAACCTTGAGGAATATCTCCGGATTATTGATTATTTAAGATCGGTGATTCCCGATCTAACACTAAGAACCACTCTGATGGTAGGGTTTCCAGGAGAAGATGAGCAAGCCTTCCAAGAACTTTTAAATTTTATCGAAAAGGCAGAATTTGAGCGATTGGGTGTTTTTCCTTATTATCATGAAGAAGGTACCAGATCGTTCCGATATCCTCAAACCGTCTCTTATTTTGAAAAAAGGAGGCGGTGTCGCAACATCCTTCAACTCCAGCGAAAGATCTCAAGAAAAAAGAACAGGGAACAGATCGGTAAGGAGTTGAAAGTTTTAATCGAGAGAGATTTGGGCAACGGCGTTTACCTCGCTCGCAGTTTCCGGGAGGCCCCCGAGGTTGATCCTAAAATCATTCTTAAAGGGAAAGATTTACTTCCCGGAGTCTTTACAAGGGTCAAAATCACCCAGGCGTACACTTTTGACCTTGCAGGAATCGAATTGTTGAAATAAACCCAGCTCTTTTGGTTTTCCAGTGCTTTCATAACTGATTAATAAAAAAGGTATGGTATAATTTATGTTTGGGGGAGGAGGAGACCATGCCTTTGTACCAAATTCGGTTTACGACTGTGATTATTGCGATGATTGTTACGCTCGGCTTGCTTTTGGGTGGGCAATACTTCTATGAAAGGTATGTCGTAAAAGAAGGGCTAAATCAAAAAATGTCCAGAATCGTAAAAATTGAAGAAATTGAAATTGCAAAACAAGAAAGACCGCCGGTTGTCTATATTCGGACCTCACAAATTAAAGACCTCCCCACGGTTTACAAACAACTGGAAAAAACCGTTAGGGAACAGATGGGTCCAGAATACCAGCTTGTTTTACTCGATTCACGCACTCCCAGACTACAAGTTCTTTTTGAAGATTTCCAATTTTCTATTCAAGAAGCGATCAGTACCGGTAGTTTTGAAGAAATGCATCAAACTGTGCGGAAAATAGCCGAGGCTGAAAATGTAAACTATAAAATCTCCGTTGACTCATACAATGTCTATG
This window of the Bacillota bacterium genome carries:
- a CDS encoding PfkB family carbohydrate kinase, whose translation is MSYLTKREKEILAYLKKEPMISQDELAAKMQISRSATAVHISNLMRKGYILGRGYIFNERSGVLVIGKTWLEICGDITDGSSGKVQMEYGGVGYLLARELVRFRAEPTLLTFLGRDEIGDQIYNHLLQKGIKVQHIIRNSAIPSGKRVLVKKGENLLVQVEEMDSTHCLTQKMLSTKEELLRTARVLLIDGTLSFQEIEYLVSKIVQYNISSSIAGRSLSWFQKMGFLSCPQLFLVCTHQEIEELEGTPLGNEPDAFFSPCRKIVNQGLDTLVVIVGEQGLILANKKEIVYFPVLPLQTPEHPLTIMAGIAGGLAAGYGMRLAVRRAMGVQGSKKPADSRNRAGKFISASLDDSECMGSQND
- the mnmH gene encoding tRNA 2-selenouridine(34) synthase MnmH yields the protein MIEAVGVEEIFRKPGAVLIDVRTNTEYAMGTIPGAINLPLFNEAEREEIGLIYRTVGPEKAQIKGLTLASPKLVSLAELLQPYYEQELILFCWRGGLRSQAMASVLNLAGFKSSYLKGGYKAYRRFIISYLEEYKYKQKFIVLEGLTGVGKTEVIQNLKDMGEPVIDLESLAGHRGSVFGHIGFNTTQSQKNFEALLVNELEKYKDSRYLIVECESRRIGNIYLPTPFFEMMQEGMRILLYNCLEQRIKRLVATYLASEQENAYLLEKAVSQLQARLGKRKTLLLSNLFEQQNYEEAVGLLLREYYDPLYHFPDGPSTNYHLSVWCGDPAGAARKIKNYLRSNLIFV
- a CDS encoding helix-turn-helix domain-containing protein — its product is MKIGDILRTNREKRGLSLLDVENETKIRSKYLAALEAENFEEIPGEVYLLGFLRNYARYLDLNPEELISQYKSLTKKNEQEIIPTSQSSTTSKFRISEFLKVGSIFKNKAIVAGIVLILVGGSLTFTFLGLAQNKKDSTPPPSLPSSREQQLPSLYPIQSEGVEVKLVGKELCWFKVKIDGEEEITGFVNPEETKRFQAQEVIWLRLGNAGGVTVFFNGKEIPPLGQRGDVIEKEFSKSSQSS
- the rimO gene encoding 30S ribosomal protein S12 methylthiotransferase RimO — translated: MTLVNMISLGCPKNLVDSEAMLGVLAAHGYTVTTSLEAAELIIINTCSFIRPAVKEALNTIFYCLEFKKKGACRYLVVTGCFPQRYGPQLAKLIPEVDVWLGVDAAPLLLDSLQKTFAGEKVVRCPSAENRETSVNHPRLLTTPPSTAYLKIAEGCSHFCSYCLIPYLRGPLKSKPLEVIYREACSLAENGVKEIVLVAQDTGSYGRDLTGQPSLQLVLKQVAKIPQLEWVRILYLSPSSLTPELIEIIRNETKICHYLDLPFQHANQKILRKMGRKGNLEEYLRIIDYLRSVIPDLTLRTTLMVGFPGEDEQAFQELLNFIEKAEFERLGVFPYYHEEGTRSFRYPQTVSYFEKRRRCRNILQLQRKISRKKNREQIGKELKVLIERDLGNGVYLARSFREAPEVDPKIILKGKDLLPGVFTRVKITQAYTFDLAGIELLK